In the genome of Sphaeramia orbicularis chromosome 13, fSphaOr1.1, whole genome shotgun sequence, one region contains:
- the LOC115432238 gene encoding NACHT and WD repeat domain-containing protein 2 — translation MDRSSDFSCVSSCVKLYLCSNPEDSAVERRALRESVFPRFREHCRHTLGLDVQVIDPYECSDPGRWPDETTRHKLIQECRDTSAGPFLLALVGHQYGAFSLPSQVEVSEFQLLLQESQRAGLSTLELERVYGRDENTIPPSYCLRPPHEQAGVRQAQEKETEEMMMMEKDEERKKVFQTAVGLCVHHGLMTPEKAGCFYRSALDADLRVALGNRPQNDITGRCLVYVHRVISGNKKKDTEKSHLRFQSEAAAPDQPTDEALLSELCDIFLPGLITSYEILLYTITTECDRRYGYTTARRRTYADSLCQQAYSDLVKLTDSFNMSDPVDALARGKAEQEELCTELSQFYELIRPEEDEVKAYVLQRDQQCPLVLTGGTCTGKTVLMAHCARQIKSWFEDSDPVVITSFCNLSGNPSTKLQLSSLCSDIERSYRSHDTNLNTRLDSNCTDVKDVVSNTEKHVSDSDGKPNAVLNPKSTTPAMSLCELKVHLSTLLSSLPSPKRPLVLILDGLDQTENNCGLQVIERLPSPLPPGVKLILTVSSNQKHILQAIRLHYPQCSPPLCNSEDSGQSGYVHVQLGPACRKGCVKMLASHLCRSGRRVTSGQQALVNQALTSCCLPLYVRLLHTHASLWHSDSEVTESSLPDGVHPSISALLDLLEQKHGYFLVSRAVSYLTLSRTGLTEAELTDLLSSDNRVLAEYVQQGESSSSKMRVSQVSVERLLLDLRGFLMRRTVGGSHVLFWVSRHFGLVVAKRYLGANEVKRELHSEMADYFTGRWACGCSKPLQVNQESGEMAVYVDRQPASQPFAFSSSKGVGRVNLRKVLELPHHLQESGRGEELEDMLLTSLGFHQAMVRAGLLEDLVVMLDGGKDSSGLNFARERWLLGSILKSSSCFLQSSPLEMPTVMEMSLIPYLEAFPALEGYIREIRKERRKSGSGVGVVLWPAPSAVPAIKCVQSDAKTGKVKEAAGTECGIVAVLMDDDSLWIWKGVGCDIVELSLNCEQEEVKFAGVKSSGQFILLSTHSNKLLMWDVTGPECFLEVKDPSKTESSQCTLDEIQRFAACQEKICVQWKDESFVSVFEISSETMTHFQCQSSVNCLVCSSDCTYMYCGEEGGTVSIFNTNTRSLLGTCSRSSHSAVVSVILCENNWEMLCVDRRGNVALWDVAAKAHLPILLKEGSPGAESNDVLSTDYSNEFHTLLVCQSQQVTLWDTLELEELDQFLAPRGKTFTEAVFSHDGHLFLALLDKCCLVLVWSVSTGKCLLSLETGTSTLPFTLIKTASDVICVGRDGCLTLWDSEMICAAGTALKMGCGVKEVAVEQEGEGFYTTDGSEMVWKWNLETGLPYIYLQHNGPVEKLRLSLDSVHLVILSAGEIYIWQTKSGLNIVRISGSRATDILLTPNCNFGVSVSERGLSRVWKLANGGAVCSIHLYLSDAQISSESTFLIGRRRGDLLAASLWSGSISKRFSCVESSEHVVAFHSLSEHPDFVVVIAASGSVYTWKVAEETVCRHFQLPYTLHCQPQDFHMSSDGSYALLSTDNEAVTILDLTQIRLCSFKAKGPVIKACLDRSGLYVIYVSCPTDLDSNCVCHLHVRPVLTVIRLADGTQIGSVCLPKNPLTLAVCEQQCVVVGFEDGSVGVYSLLDVNVNGKETEKWKEHLPRYLSQCPFDRTLSTWVPLKTPNITWP, via the exons GctcaagaaaaagaaacagaggagatgatgatgatggaaaaAGATGAAGAGCGGAAAAAGGTGTTTCAGACTGCGGTTGGTTTGTGTGTCCACCACGGCCTCATGACACCAGAGAAAGCTGGTTGCTTCTACAGATCAG CCCTCGATGCAGATCTGCGTGTTGCTCTGGGAAACCGTCCTCAGAATGACATAACTGGCCGCTGTCTGGTCTACGTTCACAGAGTCATTagtggaaataaaaagaaagacaCAGAGAAGTCACACCTGCGGTTCCAGTCTGAG GCTGCTGCCCCTGATCAACCCACCGACGAGGCGTTACTGTCAGAGCTGTGTGACATCTTCCTCCCTGGTCTCATCACATCGTATGAGATTTTACTTTACACCATCACCACTGAATGTGACCGTCGCTATGGTTACACCACAGCCAGGAGGCGGACCTATGCTGATTCTCTCTGTCAGCAGGCGTACTCCGACCTGGTGAAGTTGACCGACAGCTTCAACATGTCAGACCCTGTCGATGCTTTGGCCAGAGGGAAAGCAGAGCAGGAGGAGCTGTGCACGGAGCTGTCTCAGTTTTATGAACTCATTCGGCCCGAAGAGGACGAG GTCAAAGCCTATGTGCTGCAGAGAGACCAACAGTGTCCTCTAGTGTTGACAGGAGGTACATGCACAGGGAAGACAGTACTGATGGCACACTGCGCTCGACAG ATAAAGTCCTGGTTTGAAGACAGTGACCCTGTGGTCATCACTTCTTTCTGCAACTTGTCAGGAAATCCTTCAACAAAGCTCCAGTTGTCCAGCTTGTGTTCTGATATTGAAAGGAGTTACCGCAGCCACGACACAAACCTCAACACCAGACTGGACTCGAACTGTACTGATGTCAAAGACGTCGTCTCCAACACTGAAAAGCATGTCTCAGATTCTGACGGAAAACCTAATGCTGTACTGAACCCTAAAAGCACTACACCTGCCATGAGTCTCTGTGAGCTAAAAGTACACCTGTCAACACTTCTCTCCTCCCTGCCTTCACCCAAACGGCCTCTAGTTTTAATTCTCGATGGCCTGGATCAGACTGAAAACAACTGTGGACTCCAGGTCATTGAACGCCTCCCTTCTCCACTTCCTCCTGGAGTTAAACTCATCCTCACAGTCTCCTCCAACCAGAAACACATCCTGCAAGCCATCAGACTACATTACCCACAATGCAGTCCACCTCTCTGTAACTCAGAGGACAGTGGacagtcaggatatgtacatgtACAGCTGGGGCCGGCGTGCAGGAAGGGCTGCGTCAAGATGTTGGCGTCTCATCTGTGCCGCTCAGGGAGGCGGGTAACATCAGGACAACAGGCGCTGGTCAACCAGGCTCTGACTTCCTGCTGTCTGCCTCTATACGTTCGCCTCCTGCATACTCACGCCTCACTGTGGCACTCTG ATTCAGAGGTGACAGAGTCCTCACTCCCTGATggtgttcatccatccatctctgcTCTCCTGGATCTCCTCGAGCAGAAACACGGGTACTTCCTGGTGTCTCGTGCCGTCTCCTATCTGACCCTCTCTAGGACCGGACTCACTGAGGCTGAACTCACCGATCTGCTGTCCAGCGACAACAGGGTCCTGGCTGAATACGTTCAGCAGGGTGAAAGCTCCTCCTCCAAGATGAGGGTCTCCCAAGTCAGTGTGGAGAGACTCCTTTTAGATTTGAGGGGATTTCTGATGAGGAGGACAGTCGGAGGGTCacatgttctgttctgggtgagcaGGCATTTTGGGCTGGTCGTAGCTAAGAGGTATTTAGGTGCTAATGAGGTGAAGAGGGAGCTTCATTCAGAGATGGCTGACTATTTCACTGGTAGATGGGCATGTGGATGCTCTAAACCACTACAGGTGAACCAGGAATCAGGTGAAATGGCCGTGTACGTAGACAGACAACCAGCCAGTCAGCCGTTTGCCTTCAGTTCTTCCAAAGGAGTAGGGCGTGTTAACTTGAGGAAGGTTTTAGAACTGCCGCATCACTTACAGGAAAGTGGCAGGGGTGAGGAACTAGAGGACATGCTGTTAACGTCATTAGGGTTTCACCAAGCGATGGTTCGAGCTGGTCTCTTAGAAGATCTGGTAGTTATGTTAGATGGAGGAAAGGACTCGTCTGGACTCAACTTTGCAAGAGAGAGGTGGCTCTTAGGAAGCATACTGAAGTCTTCTTCCTGTTTTCTGCAGAGCTCACCCTTAGAGATGCCCACTGTGATGGAAATGAGCCTAATCCCTTACCTGGAGGCCTTTCCTGCACTTGAAGGTTATATCAGAGAGATCAGAAAAGAAAGGAGAAAGAGTGGCAGTGGAGTGGGAGTGGTGCTTTGGCCTGCTCCATCTGCTGTTCCTGCTATTAAATGTGTACAATCTGATGCCAAAACCGGAAAAGTTAAGGAAGCAGCTGGGACAGAGTGCGGGATTGTGGCCGTGCTCATGGATGATGATTCATTGTGGATATGGAAAGGTGTTGGGTGTGACATAGTTGAGCTTTCACTAAACTGTGAGCAAGAAGAAGTGAAGTTTGCAGGAGTAAAGAGTAGTGGTCAGTTCATTCTGCTTTCAACTCACAGCAACAAGCTTCTCATGTGGGATGTGACGGGTCCGGAGTGTTTTCTCGAGGTCAAGGATCCTTCAAAAACAGAGTCGAGTCAATGCACGCTGGACGAAATCCAAAGGTTTGCGGCATGTCAGGAGAAAATATGTGTGCAGTGGAAGGATGAGAGTTTTGTGAGTGTGTTTGAGATCTCCAGTGAGACCATGACTCATTTCCAGTGTCAGAGCTCTGTGAACTGTTTGGTTTGTTCTTCCGATTGCACTTACATGTACTGTGGGGAGGAGGGAGGCACAGTGTCCATATTTAACACCAACACTCGCAGTCTCCTCGGTACCTGTTCACGCTCCAGTCACAGTGCAGTTGTATCAGTAATCCTCTGTGAAAATAACTGGGAAATGCTTTGTGTCGACAGGAGGGGAAATGTAGCTTTATGGGATGTGGCAGCCAAAGCACACCTACCCATTCTTCTTAAGGAAGGTTCTCCTGGAGCTGAATCAAATGATGTTCTCAGCACAGACTATTCCAATGAATTTCACACTTTGCTGGTGTGTCAGTCTCAACAGGTCACACTGTGGGACACTTTGGAATTAGAGGAACTGGACCAGTTCTTGGCTCCAAGGGGGAAAACCTTCACCGAAGCTGTTTTCTCCCATGATGGACATCTTTTCCTGGCTTTGTTAGACAAGTGTTGCCTCGTATTGGTGTGGAGTGTCAGCACAGGAAAGTGTCTTCTCTCTTTGGAAACGGGTACATCCACGTTGCCTTTTACTCTCATCAAAACGGCCTCAGATGTCATTTGTGTTGGTCGTGATGGCTGCCTCACATTGTGGGACTCTGAAATGATATGTGCAGCAGGTACAGCTCTTAAAATGGGCTGTGGAGTGAAGGAAGTGGCAGTTGAGCAAGAGGGAGAAGGTTTCTACACGACTGATGGGTCAGAGATGGTGTGGAAATGGAACTTAGAGACTGGACTCCCATATATTTACCTCCAGCATAATGGACCAGTAGAAAAGCTCAGACTTTCTCTGGATAGTGTTCATCTTGTCATACTTTCAGCTGGTGAAATTTACATTTGGCAGACCAAAAGTGGGCTGAACATTGTGCGGATCAGCGGCAGCAGAGCCACAGATATCCTGCTGACTCCTAATTGTAACTTTGGGGTGAGTGTTTCTGAGCGAGGCCTGTCTCGGGTTTGGAAGCTGGCTAATGGTGGCGCTGTTTGCAGCATACATTTGTACCTATCTGACGCTCAGATATCATCTGAGAGTACTTTCCTGATTGGGCGTCGCCGTGGCGATCTACTGGCTGCCAGTCTTTGGTCTGGCTCAATCAGTAAGCGTTTCTCTTGTGTGGAAAGCTCGGAGCATGTTGTTGCTTTCCACAGCCTTTCAGAGCATCCAGACTTTGTGGTAGTGATAGCTGCTTCAGGGTCAGTGTACACCTGGAAAGTAGCAGAGGAGACGGTTTGCAGACACTTTCAGCTGCCGTATACCCTCCACTGTCAGCCACAAGACTTTCACATGTCGTCTGATGGTAGTTATGCACTGCTGTCTACTGATAATGAAGCTGTAACCATCTTGGACCTGACTCAGATCAGACTGTGCTCGTTCAAAGCCAAAGGTCCGGTCATTAAAGCCTGTTTGGACAGATCTGGACTCTATGTGATCTATGTATCGTGTCCCACAGACCTggacagtaactgtgtgtgtcaCCTCCATGTGAGGCCTGTCCTCACAGTGATACGTCTGGCAGACGGGACCCAGATAGGAAGTGTGTGTCTGCCTAAGAATCCCTTGACGTTGGCTGTGTGTGAGCAGCAGTGTGTGGTTGTGGGTTTTGAGGATGGCTCTGTAGGAGTGTACTCTCTTTTAGACGTCAACGTCAATGGAAAGGAGACAGAGAAGTGGAAGGAACATTTACCACGATATCTGAGCCAGTGTCCCTTTGACAGAACATTGAGTACATGGGTACCTCTGAAAACACCAAACATTACATGGCCTTAA
- the LOC115432239 gene encoding uncharacterized protein LOC115432239, translating into MEKTFAYRRQEIIQDMPFIAEFRDRWPALFSQSEVNAEFTRITSVSLLSTFMSNLDHYSNQLMKVFRKKGGAAGHKISMIMAAMDNSPTVETRRECVLKAFCVYLNENPESFIKEYEDVEPGAMRGMEQKVMEIYVIRHEGAEPTEPPEDVGIIIEGVEVLQDLGDVANGCAVLLGLIYCLNLSYPKDLRYTFEFLQKVLMELDGNRLSTKVQVLKNRLHE; encoded by the exons atggaaaaaactttTGCCTATAGGAGACAGGAAATCATTCAAGACATGCCCTTCATCGCAGAGTTCCGAGACAGATGGCCAGCTCTGTTTTCTCAGAGCGAG GTAAATGCAGAATTCACCCGCATCACCTCTGTTTCCCTGCTGTCCACATTCATGTCCAATCTGGATCATTACTCGAACCAGCTGATGAAGGTGTTTAGAAAGAAGGGTGGAGCAGCAGGACACAAAATAAGCATGATCATGGCAGCCATGGACAAT AGTCCTACTGTTGAAACACGACGAGAATGTGTCCTCAAAGCATTTTGTGTGTACCTCAATGAAAATCCTGAAAGCTTCATAAAGGAGTATGAG GATGTTGAACCTGGTGCAATGAGAGGAATGGAGCAAAAGGTCATGGAAATCTACGTTATCCGACATGAGGGAGCAGAGCCCACAGAGCCACCTGAGGATGTTGGCATCATAATCGAGGGCGTTGAAGTGCTGCAAGATCTGGGTGATGTAGCAAATGGGTGTGCAGTCCTGCTTGGCCTGATCTACTGTTTAAACCTCAGCTACCCCAAAGACCTGAGATACACGTTTGAATTTCTTCAGAAAGTGTTAATGGAGTTGGATGGCAATAGACTTTCCACAAAGGTGCAGGTCCTCAAAAACAGATTACATGAGTAA